A portion of the Maylandia zebra isolate NMK-2024a unplaced genomic scaffold, Mzebra_GT3a scaffold07, whole genome shotgun sequence genome contains these proteins:
- the LOC112431130 gene encoding cyclin-dependent kinase 3-like has protein sequence MDKYEIVAQVGEGAYGVVYHVKCRVTDQRYALKCHRNYENGTMTDSTVRELSCLSALRGHPNIVETLDCFLHDGEIATLMPYLPLTLFEVIYQGRYHSGLLPITFIGRFSLEIADALAYMHGLNMIHRDLTPANVLLTADTLTVKVADMGLSRYAAKSMSSGLVTESYRAPELFDTKKEGIAQYTCAIDMWSLGVLIVDAMEATMTFHSKNFPTYKIIKETLGRDDHEDESIWNPMCVMPTLMRCTEVKRIALALLQYDPKRRLTARTLLDDSRWKRIAAAITDVDIDRVKRYAGIQRTACKSH, from the coding sequence ATGGACAAGTACGAGATTGTTGCACAGGTAGGCGAAGGGGCATATGGTGTTGTGTACCACGTTAAGTGTCGCGTTACCGATCAACGCTATGCGTTGAAGTGCCACCGCAATTACGAAAACGGCACTATGACGGACTCCACCGTCCGGGAACTGTCTTGTCTATCGGCTTTGAGAGGCCATCCTAATATAGTGGAGACGCTGGACTGTTTTCTTCACGATGGCGAGATAGCAACGCTCATGCCCTACCTCCCTTTAACGCTGTTTGAGGTGATCTACCAGGGTCGCTATCACTCGGGCCTGTTGCCGATTACGTTTATTGGCCGTTTCTCTCTGGAGATCGCCGACGCTCTGGCTTACATGCACGGGCTTAACATGATACACAGAGATCTGACACCCGCTAATGTGTTGCTCACAGCGGACACGCTAACCGTGAAGGTGGCAGATATGGGCCTTTCTAGGTATGCTGCGAAGTCCATGAGTTCTGGGTTGGTAACGGAGTCCTACAGAGCCCCGGAATTATTTGACACAAAGAAGGAGGGTATCGCGCAGTACACCTGCGCTATCGACATGTGGAGCCTGGGCGTGCTGATAGTAGATGCCATGGAGGCGACGATGACCTTTCACAGTAAAAACTTTCCAACGTATAAAATCATCAAGGAAACTCTCGGTCGCGACGACCACGAAGACGAAAGCATCTGGAATCCCATGTGTGTAATGCCCACCCTGATGCGGTGTACAGAGGTGAAGAGAATCGCGTTGGCATTGCTTCAGTACGACCCGAAGCGCAGACTCACTGCGCGGACGTTACTGGATGACAGTAGATGGAAACGGATCGCCGCCGCGATCACCGATGTTGATATTGACCGTGTGAAACGTTACGCTGGCATTCAGCGCACAGCCTGTAAATCACACTAG